The Vibrio fortis DNA segment ATGAATTCACATTTTAGCCAATTATCAAAATTAGTCGAATAAATATAATGACAACCATCAACAGAACAACGCAGGAATTCAGACCATGAACAACGAACTAACGGCCCCAAAAAAGAGCACCTTCGTCATCATTGGTGGCACATCAGGGATCGGCAAAGCACTAGCGATGCAATTAAGAAATGAAAACAACACTGTGCACATTGCTAGCCGACACACAGGTCTTGATATCAGCAGTGAGAAGTCGATTTGTGAGTATTTCGAATCGATTGGTGTGTTTGACCACTTGGTTGTTACAGCTGGCTCATACGCTCCAGCAGGAAAAGTGACGGACGTTGCTATCGAAGATGCCAAAACAGCATTTGATACCAAATTTTGGGGCAGCTTAAACGTAGCTAAACATGCCGCGCGCTACATGACACCAAACGGCTCAATCACTCTTACCAGCGGCATGTTGTCACGCAAAGTAGTCGCGGGGACTTACGTAAAAACCGCCATCAATGCCGCACTAGAGAGTGTAACCAAGGTGCTTGCGAAAGAGCTCTCGCCGATTCGCGTGAACGCCGTCAGCCCTGGCTTAACCATGACTGAAGCGTATAAAAACATGGACGAGTCTGCACGTTCAAACATGTACGAGAATGCCAAACACAAATTACCCGCGGGCAAAGTAGGCGAAGCCTCAGAGGTCGCGATGGGATACCTACTCGCAATGAACAACCCATACATGACGGGTTCAATCATCGACATCGATGGCGGCGCTTTACTCG contains these protein-coding regions:
- a CDS encoding SDR family oxidoreductase, whose translation is MNNELTAPKKSTFVIIGGTSGIGKALAMQLRNENNTVHIASRHTGLDISSEKSICEYFESIGVFDHLVVTAGSYAPAGKVTDVAIEDAKTAFDTKFWGSLNVAKHAARYMTPNGSITLTSGMLSRKVVAGTYVKTAINAALESVTKVLAKELSPIRVNAVSPGLTMTEAYKNMDESARSNMYENAKHKLPAGKVGEASEVAMGYLLAMNNPYMTGSIIDIDGGALLG